In Treponema rectale, a single genomic region encodes these proteins:
- a CDS encoding WecB/TagA/CpsF family glycosyltransferase, translated as MAVERINLLGVGIDICKPEDMEKTILDLLDKQGPKQIVFLNIWDFLKARGKSQYAECVRNADLVIPISKSILGGAKFLKKTVPVRYNPFNALINILSILENHYKSVYFLGGRKKTVMTAEKNVRSTFKNLQIVGRCVGYYHKSIEEDVVQAIYKACPSLVLMSEGIKEKDCWSYSRRDRLNSSIFLFYNDAIGIFSDRKKRISEKTFEHGTEFLHELAKKPLKIVLIFPFFYYIIRLVWEKIFKKG; from the coding sequence ATGGCAGTCGAAAGAATAAACTTACTTGGTGTCGGCATTGACATCTGTAAACCTGAAGACATGGAAAAAACAATTCTTGATCTTCTGGACAAGCAGGGACCTAAGCAGATTGTTTTCTTAAATATCTGGGACTTTCTTAAAGCACGGGGTAAAAGCCAGTATGCAGAATGCGTAAGAAATGCAGATCTGGTTATTCCGATTTCCAAAAGCATTTTAGGCGGTGCAAAATTCCTTAAAAAAACAGTTCCTGTAAGATATAATCCTTTTAATGCCCTCATAAACATTCTTTCAATTCTGGAAAATCATTATAAATCCGTCTATTTTTTAGGCGGAAGAAAAAAGACTGTAATGACGGCAGAAAAAAACGTCCGCAGTACTTTTAAGAACCTGCAGATTGTAGGCAGATGTGTCGGTTACTATCATAAGTCAATTGAAGAAGATGTAGTTCAGGCAATTTACAAGGCATGCCCGTCTCTTGTTCTTATGAGTGAAGGTATAAAAGAAAAAGACTGCTGGTCCTATTCAAGGCGGGACAGACTCAACTCAAGTATTTTTCTTTTTTACAATGACGCAATCGGTATTTTCAGTGACCGCAAAAAACGCATAAGTGAAAAAACCTTCGAGCATGGAACAGAATTTTTACATGAATTGGCAAAAAAACCTCTTAAAATAGTATTAATATTTCCGTTCTTCTACTATATAATCCGCCTGGTTTGGGAAAAAATATTTAAAAAAGGTTGA
- a CDS encoding sigma 54-interacting transcriptional regulator has translation MPFSDCLFVTNSPDTAVTVNCSQNFSFKNCRDYSFSELLRECRKAAFHSEPASLVFSEKFSCRLYELQASFPQLYFKKMNSKIHSDSNQLNNTINKKNRDYLLKINQAIKTKIPVLMIGESGCGKNYNARLIHKKTGNPQNNFFELNINEINPNLMETTLFGSVKGAFTGAQFDSMGFFECAKNGTLFLDEISYLSRDMQVKLLGVLDKNTFRKVGGIKEIASTARMIFATDSNLRNLVKEKKFIQPLFYRISVLIIRIPPLRERLEELTMLAINFAREQQKTIAPDALKKLHSHHWPGNIRELKNCIQRSCVQTYENTIHREDIAFDHEFFDFSEA, from the coding sequence GTGCCATTTTCAGATTGTCTGTTTGTTACAAACAGTCCGGATACCGCAGTTACAGTAAACTGCTCACAGAATTTTTCTTTTAAAAACTGCAGGGATTATTCTTTTTCAGAACTTTTAAGAGAATGCAGAAAGGCAGCCTTCCACAGCGAACCTGCCTCACTTGTTTTTTCAGAAAAATTTTCCTGCAGGCTCTATGAACTCCAGGCATCATTTCCTCAGCTGTATTTTAAAAAAATGAATTCAAAAATTCATTCCGACTCAAATCAGCTTAACAATACAATTAATAAAAAAAACAGAGACTATCTGCTTAAAATAAATCAGGCAATCAAAACAAAAATTCCTGTACTTATGATCGGTGAAAGCGGCTGCGGTAAAAACTACAACGCAAGACTCATTCATAAAAAAACCGGCAACCCGCAGAATAATTTTTTTGAACTGAACATCAACGAAATAAACCCTAACCTTATGGAAACAACTCTGTTCGGTTCTGTAAAAGGAGCCTTTACCGGAGCTCAATTTGATTCCATGGGATTTTTTGAATGCGCAAAAAACGGCACACTTTTTCTGGACGAAATTTCTTATCTTTCAAGAGACATGCAGGTAAAACTGCTGGGAGTTCTTGATAAAAATACCTTCCGCAAAGTTGGAGGAATAAAAGAAATTGCCTCTACAGCAAGAATGATTTTTGCAACAGACTCAAACCTCAGGAACCTTGTAAAAGAAAAAAAATTCATACAGCCGCTGTTTTACAGAATCAGCGTCCTCATCATAAGAATTCCTCCGTTACGGGAACGGCTTGAAGAACTTACAATGCTTGCCATAAACTTTGCCCGGGAACAGCAGAAAACAATTGCTCCGGATGCACTTAAAAAGCTTCATTCCCATCACTGGCCGGGAAACATCCGTGAATTAAAAAACTGCATTCAGAGAAGCTGCGTTCAGACTTATGAAAATACGATTCACAGGGAAGACATTGCCTTCGATCATGAATTCTTTGATTTTTCTGAAGCCTGA
- a CDS encoding RNA methyltransferase gives MNLDNVVIVLSRPEESRNIGAVCRAMANCGIHDLRIVADKSTIDEERVHILAIHAGSIYDNAKFYSSITEATADCTLVAATTRRRGKKRKGKLLLPEELTSLINVQEGKCAVVFGNERTGLEDDELEECTIAVTIPTSEEFGSMNLSHAVQVMCYHLFRETKKGEKGYTPVTLERLDKAVKTIADSLQKIGFFKVTGRKDMELFWRSILSRSALSESEAQYIEKTFTKAAGLSEKTQASEKSKNS, from the coding sequence ATGAATTTAGATAATGTTGTAATTGTTCTTTCAAGACCTGAAGAATCCAGAAATATCGGAGCCGTGTGCCGGGCAATGGCAAACTGTGGAATTCATGATTTGAGAATTGTCGCAGATAAAAGTACTATCGATGAAGAAAGAGTTCACATACTTGCAATTCATGCAGGTTCAATTTATGACAATGCAAAGTTTTATTCATCAATAACAGAAGCAACTGCTGACTGTACTCTTGTTGCTGCTACAACCCGCCGCCGCGGTAAGAAACGCAAGGGAAAGCTTCTTCTGCCGGAAGAACTTACTTCGCTCATAAATGTTCAGGAAGGAAAGTGTGCCGTTGTTTTTGGAAATGAACGTACGGGGCTTGAGGATGATGAACTTGAAGAGTGTACTATTGCAGTTACAATTCCGACGAGTGAAGAATTCGGTTCAATGAATTTAAGTCATGCAGTTCAGGTTATGTGCTATCATTTGTTCAGAGAAACTAAAAAGGGAGAAAAGGGTTATACTCCTGTTACTCTTGAACGTCTGGATAAAGCTGTAAAAACGATAGCCGATTCTTTGCAGAAGATTGGGTTTTTCAAAGTTACCGGCCGTAAAGACATGGAATTATTCTGGCGCAGCATATTGTCCCGTTCAGCTCTCAGCGAAAGTGAAGCTCAATATATAGAAAAAACTTTTACTAAGGCAGCAGGACTTTCAGAAAAAACTCAGGCTTCAGAAAAATCAAAGAATTCATGA
- a CDS encoding SDR family NAD(P)-dependent oxidoreductase — protein sequence METKSVFYKKIAFVAGATKGTGLELTKLLLKNGAHVLAAGRNYSSEIKQLQSEYDGLTFEQIDFNSLTPAQIIQIPSIKDVLSKIQILAVPYGPFIQKKLEETTAEDWTSLALNDIALPGTLLSASLPSMQKNGFGRIILFGGTRTDSVRSYKTTAAYSACKTALSVLVKSAAACGGQNITCNAILPGFTSNAPENTTEVSADFLARQAFYLMSTEELNGVLLNADRGWTPA from the coding sequence ATGGAAACGAAATCTGTCTTTTATAAAAAAATTGCATTTGTTGCAGGAGCCACTAAAGGCACCGGTCTTGAACTTACAAAGCTGCTTCTTAAAAACGGCGCGCACGTTTTAGCTGCAGGCAGAAATTATTCTTCAGAAATAAAACAGCTGCAAAGTGAATATGACGGGCTTACCTTTGAACAGATTGATTTTAATTCCCTGACACCGGCTCAGATAATTCAAATACCTTCCATAAAAGATGTGCTTTCTAAAATCCAGATACTTGCAGTTCCTTACGGACCATTCATTCAGAAAAAACTGGAAGAAACAACTGCTGAGGACTGGACAAGTCTTGCCCTTAACGACATTGCCCTGCCCGGAACTCTTTTAAGTGCTTCCCTTCCCTCAATGCAAAAAAACGGTTTCGGAAGAATAATTCTCTTTGGAGGAACAAGAACAGATTCCGTCCGTTCATATAAAACTACTGCTGCATATTCTGCATGTAAAACAGCCCTCAGCGTACTCGTCAAATCTGCTGCTGCCTGCGGAGGACAGAACATTACCTGCAATGCCATACTACCAGGATTCACATCAAATGCTCCTGAAAATACAACTGAAGTTTCTGCGGATTTTCTTGCAAGACAGGCCTTTTATCTTATGAGCACGGAAGAACTTAACGGAGTACTATTGAATGCAGACAGAGGCTGGACTCCGGCATAA